In the genome of Pseudomonas putida, one region contains:
- a CDS encoding OprD family porin has translation MSSAFRFTPLFIALTATMPFAVQADEDKADGFIEGSSLNLHFRNAYFNRNNLNTGERDLREWGQGFVARFESGYTPGVIGVGVDAHAMLGLKLDGGGGHSGTSILPKHVQDDGEPGAAPHSFSTAGAAVKFKAFDTELKAGDLFLTNPVIAGGESRMLPQTFRGVSLTNTSIDGLLLEGGQASFTKPYNQSGHRRIDTYYGSLEDGTKSDHLTWAGLSWSGTENVTTNLYAAELKDIWNQYYVDFDYTYVVNDLVSLNPGLHFYHTQDTGQALLGNIDNNTYSLHFTVNAGYHSITAAYQRVNGNTPFDYINLGDSVYLDNSRMYSDFNAPNERSWKLQYDYDFAGLGMPGLSTSLSYSRGEADLTKAEQDTTHYAYYNPEGKNAMHWERDLDVKYVFQEGNLKDLSVLLRYASHRGSQGYAAIDGNSDNDEVRVIVDYPLSIF, from the coding sequence GTGTCTTCCGCGTTTCGTTTTACCCCGCTGTTCATTGCACTGACTGCAACGATGCCATTCGCTGTACAGGCAGATGAAGACAAGGCTGATGGCTTTATCGAGGGTTCTTCGTTGAACCTGCATTTTCGTAACGCCTACTTCAACCGCAACAACCTCAACACCGGTGAGCGTGACTTGCGCGAATGGGGCCAGGGCTTCGTCGCGCGTTTCGAGTCCGGCTACACCCCCGGCGTGATCGGCGTCGGTGTCGATGCCCATGCCATGCTGGGCCTGAAGCTCGACGGCGGCGGTGGCCATTCGGGCACCAGCATCCTGCCCAAGCACGTGCAGGACGACGGTGAGCCAGGGGCGGCCCCGCACTCGTTCTCCACTGCCGGCGCGGCGGTCAAGTTCAAGGCCTTCGACACCGAGCTCAAGGCCGGTGACCTGTTCCTGACCAACCCGGTGATCGCCGGTGGCGAGTCACGCATGCTGCCGCAGACCTTCCGCGGCGTGAGCCTGACCAACACCAGCATCGACGGGCTGCTGCTCGAAGGGGGCCAGGCGAGCTTCACCAAGCCTTACAACCAGAGTGGCCACCGCCGCATCGACACCTACTACGGCAGTTTGGAAGATGGCACCAAGAGCGACCACCTGACCTGGGCCGGGTTGTCCTGGAGCGGTACCGAGAACGTCACCACCAACCTCTATGCCGCCGAGCTGAAGGACATCTGGAACCAGTACTACGTCGACTTCGACTACACCTATGTGGTCAACGACCTGGTCAGCCTCAACCCAGGCCTGCACTTCTATCACACCCAGGACACCGGCCAGGCGCTGCTGGGCAACATCGACAACAACACCTACAGCCTGCATTTCACGGTCAATGCCGGGTACCACAGCATCACGGCCGCCTACCAGCGCGTGAACGGCAACACGCCATTCGACTACATCAACCTGGGCGACAGCGTGTACCTGGACAATTCGCGCATGTACTCGGACTTCAACGCACCCAACGAACGGTCCTGGAAGCTGCAGTACGACTACGACTTCGCAGGCCTGGGCATGCCCGGCCTGAGCACGTCGCTGTCGTACTCGCGCGGTGAAGCGGACCTGACCAAAGCCGAGCAGGACACCACCCACTACGCGTACTACAACCCAGAAGGCAAGAATGCCATGCACTGGGAGCGTGACCTGGACGTGAAATACGTGTTCCAGGAAGGCAACCTCAAGGACCTGTCGGTGCTGTTGCGCTATGCCAGCCATCGCGGCAGCCAGGGCTATGCGGCCATCGATGGCAACAGCGACAACGATGAAGTGCGGGTGATCGTGGACTACCCGTTGAGCATCTTCTGA
- the pfkB gene encoding 1-phosphofructokinase: protein MAKILTLTLNPALDITVSLDALRPGHVNRSHSQHSHAAGKGLNVAQVLADLGHSVTVGGFLGRDNLEPFEALIAWRGFADCFVRVPGETRSNIKLVEADGRVTDINGQGPDVDEAAWIALMRRLGQLAAGHDAVVVAGSLPRGVDARWFHQLLLQLKQQGLKIALDTSGEALRAGLQVGPWLVKPNTEELGEALGTEVHTAHAQRLAAERLLASGVEHVVVSQGEQGVTWFAQDGQALHGRPPKVQVASTVGAGDSLVAGMVHGLLLGEPPEQTLRRATAIAAQAVTQVGFGIRDREQLARLQDAVQLTEQQEGCR from the coding sequence ATGGCCAAGATCCTTACCCTCACCCTGAACCCGGCGCTCGACATCACCGTCAGCCTGGACGCCCTGCGCCCCGGCCATGTCAATCGCAGCCACAGCCAGCACAGCCATGCCGCGGGCAAGGGGCTGAACGTCGCTCAGGTCCTGGCCGACCTGGGCCACAGCGTGACCGTGGGTGGCTTTCTGGGGCGCGACAACCTGGAGCCGTTCGAGGCGCTGATCGCCTGGCGGGGCTTTGCCGACTGTTTCGTCCGGGTGCCGGGCGAAACCCGCAGCAACATCAAGCTGGTGGAGGCCGATGGCCGGGTCACCGACATCAATGGCCAGGGGCCGGATGTCGACGAAGCCGCTTGGATCGCCCTGATGCGCCGCCTGGGGCAGCTGGCGGCCGGGCACGATGCGGTGGTGGTGGCAGGCAGCCTGCCCCGAGGCGTCGATGCCCGGTGGTTCCATCAGTTGTTGCTGCAACTGAAGCAGCAAGGCCTGAAGATCGCCCTGGACACCAGCGGCGAAGCCTTGCGCGCCGGCCTGCAGGTCGGGCCTTGGTTGGTCAAGCCCAACACCGAGGAACTGGGCGAGGCGCTGGGCACCGAGGTGCATACCGCGCACGCGCAACGCCTGGCCGCCGAGCGGCTGCTGGCCAGTGGCGTCGAGCATGTCGTGGTGTCCCAGGGCGAGCAGGGCGTGACCTGGTTTGCCCAGGATGGCCAAGCCCTGCACGGACGACCGCCGAAGGTGCAGGTGGCCAGCACTGTCGGCGCGGGTGATTCGCTGGTAGCGGGCATGGTTCATGGCCTGCTGCTGGGTGAGCCGCCTGAACAGACCCTGCGCCGGGCCACGGCCATCGCCGCCCAGGCGGTGACCCAGGTTGGCTTCGGGATCCGTGACCGCGAGCAGCTGGCCCGTCTGCAAGACGCTGTGCAACTGACAGAACAACAAGAGGGTTGCCGATGA
- a CDS encoding DUF3820 family protein, with amino-acid sequence MKPETLQLLVTRTMPFGKYQGRLIADLPGDYLAWFARKGFPPGELGGLLALMHEIDHNGLGELLTPLRRKHPR; translated from the coding sequence ATGAAACCTGAAACCTTGCAACTGCTGGTCACCCGCACCATGCCCTTCGGCAAGTACCAAGGCCGCCTGATCGCTGACCTGCCCGGCGACTATCTGGCCTGGTTCGCCCGCAAGGGTTTCCCGCCCGGAGAGCTGGGCGGGTTGCTGGCCTTGATGCATGAGATCGATCACAACGGGCTGGGTGAACTGCTGACGCCTTTGCGGCGCAAGCACCCGCGTTAG
- a CDS encoding ferritin-like domain-containing protein yields the protein MSHPNKDVIDVLNDLIEYSKDGEKGFKESAEDVKNTELKAFFVQRAGECASAAAELQSEVRRLGGDPETSTSLSGDLHRGWVNFKSMLTGKSEEAVLNEVERGEDYALKAYKDAREKLVKLGRSASDQTYALVEKQLQGVQRNHDQVKALRDAARARS from the coding sequence ATGAGTCATCCAAACAAAGACGTGATCGATGTACTCAACGACCTGATCGAGTACAGCAAGGACGGCGAAAAGGGTTTCAAGGAGTCGGCCGAAGACGTCAAGAACACCGAGTTGAAGGCCTTCTTCGTCCAACGTGCCGGCGAATGCGCCAGCGCCGCTGCCGAGCTGCAAAGTGAAGTACGTCGCCTGGGCGGCGATCCGGAAACCTCCACGAGCCTGAGCGGTGACTTGCATCGGGGTTGGGTCAACTTCAAGTCGATGCTGACCGGCAAGAGCGAAGAAGCGGTGCTCAATGAGGTTGAGCGCGGCGAGGACTACGCCCTGAAAGCCTACAAGGATGCCCGCGAGAAACTGGTCAAGCTCGGCCGTAGCGCCAGCGATCAGACCTACGCGTTGGTTGAGAAGCAACTGCAAGGTGTGCAGCGCAACCATGACCAGGTCAAGGCCCTGCGCGACGCCGCCCGCGCCCGCTCCTAG
- a CDS encoding GGDEF domain-containing protein, whose product MPTRSSRFTLYRSHPELILNLGSCLAVLAIVAIVSYLLSRERDSVEQSAKRSSNNIVQLIESDILRNVELYDQTLHGLIWAVNHPQLLDSSPELRQQILFNQTFAAPVRGDILWLDATGKVLGDSLSVPPRQANLSDSIAFKAHRDRPGLGLFISPPFKARLGDLDWCISFSRRITGPNGEFVGIAAGALRLSYFSELFERLDIGNDSSINLLNTDGQLLARQPSRPQDPLIGSDFSERPNFQRILSERSGSFTAQSGSVGTPHIYTFARVKDLPLIVLVVDSADEVFQSWRRTAILVSVATGMLCVGILWLTLLLGRELRRRHEAEQSLATLAATDSLTGLANRRRLDQVLRQEWARAQRNRRPLAVLMVDVDHFKSFNQRHGHAGGDHALREVASTLEHCIRRPADLAARYGGEEFQVVLPETDLAGARLLAERIRTEVEALPSFAGDEHPVTVSIGIGVHVPGTQQDLTALLGSADEALYRAKANGRNRVEGPAA is encoded by the coding sequence ATGCCTACCCGATCATCGCGCTTTACCCTGTACAGGTCGCACCCCGAACTGATCCTCAACCTGGGCAGTTGCCTCGCCGTGCTCGCCATCGTGGCGATCGTCAGCTACCTGCTGAGCCGCGAACGCGACAGTGTCGAGCAGTCGGCCAAACGTTCCTCCAACAACATCGTCCAGCTCATCGAAAGCGATATCCTGCGCAACGTCGAACTCTACGACCAGACCCTGCACGGGCTGATCTGGGCGGTGAATCACCCCCAGCTACTGGACAGCTCGCCTGAGCTGCGCCAGCAGATCCTGTTCAACCAGACCTTCGCCGCCCCGGTGCGTGGCGATATCCTCTGGCTCGACGCCACCGGCAAGGTCCTCGGCGATTCGCTCAGCGTGCCGCCACGGCAAGCCAATCTCAGCGACAGCATCGCCTTCAAGGCCCATCGCGACCGCCCAGGCCTGGGGCTGTTCATCAGCCCGCCGTTCAAGGCACGGCTCGGCGATCTGGATTGGTGCATCAGTTTCAGCCGGCGCATTACCGGCCCCAATGGCGAATTCGTCGGCATTGCCGCCGGTGCCCTGCGCCTTTCCTATTTCAGCGAACTGTTCGAGCGTCTGGACATCGGCAACGACAGCAGCATCAACCTGCTCAACACCGACGGTCAGCTGCTGGCCCGCCAGCCTTCTCGCCCGCAAGACCCACTGATCGGCAGCGACTTCAGCGAGCGCCCCAATTTTCAGCGCATCCTCAGCGAGCGCAGCGGCAGTTTCACTGCGCAGTCGGGGTCGGTCGGCACACCTCATATCTATACCTTTGCCCGGGTCAAAGACCTGCCCTTGATCGTCTTGGTGGTGGATTCGGCCGATGAGGTGTTTCAGTCCTGGCGGCGTACCGCGATCCTGGTCAGCGTGGCGACCGGCATGCTGTGCGTCGGCATCCTCTGGCTGACGCTGCTGCTGGGGCGCGAGTTGCGTCGTCGTCACGAAGCCGAGCAGAGCTTGGCCACACTGGCGGCCACTGACAGCCTCACCGGTCTGGCCAATCGTCGACGCCTGGACCAGGTGCTGCGACAAGAATGGGCACGGGCCCAGCGCAACCGCCGGCCACTCGCCGTTCTCATGGTGGATGTAGATCACTTCAAATCGTTCAACCAGCGTCATGGTCACGCCGGAGGCGACCATGCCTTGCGCGAAGTCGCCAGCACGCTCGAACACTGTATTCGCCGCCCGGCGGATCTGGCGGCGCGCTATGGCGGGGAGGAATTTCAGGTGGTGCTACCGGAGACGGACCTGGCAGGGGCACGCCTGTTGGCCGAACGAATTCGCACTGAAGTCGAGGCACTGCCAAGCTTCGCAGGCGACGAGCACCCGGTAACCGTCAGCATTGGCATCGGCGTGCACGTCCCCGGCACCCAGCAGGACCTGACGGCTCTGCTGGGCAGCGCTGACGAAGCGCTCTACCGGGCCAAGGCCAACGGCCGCAACCGCGTCGAAGGCCCGGCTGCTTAG
- the ptsP gene encoding phosphoenolpyruvate--protein phosphotransferase — protein sequence MLELAQEQIAMNQVAADKAEALRLLADRLVADGLVAEGYLQGLLDREAQGSTFLGQGIAIPHGTPQTRDQVFATGVRLLQFPEGVDWGDGQIVYLAIGIAARSDEHLRLLQLLTRALGETDLAEALRRASSAEALLKLLQGAPQALALDAQLVGLNLAAEDFDELAWRGARLLQRAGCVDPGFANVLQQAEPLPLGEGLWWLHSERQVRQPGLAFITPQQPLHYRDQPLNGLFCLASLGVAHQALLERLCEVLIEGRGQMLYQARNSRAVLEVLGGEVPADWPSACVVLANPHGLHARPAKVLAQLAKGFEGELLVRLQDSAQPAVSLKSLSKLLSLGARRGQTLELIAEPGIANDALPVLLAAIEQGLGEAVEPLPEVAPTSAAPPEPVLQAPQAGSIVQGVGAAPGIASGPAHVHVARKIDYPLRGESPAQERQRLQDALAAVNAELQALVQRSDTSIGEIFVTHQEMLADPGLGEEVQQRLAQGESAAAAWMAVIDSAARQQESLHDTLLAERAADLRDIGRRVLAQLCGIQDVAEPQQPYVLVMAEVGPSDVARLDPARVAGIVTAQGGATAHSAIVARALGIPAVVGAGAAILLLEAGTPLLLDGQRGRVCVAPAADELQRALAERDLREQRLQAAWAKRHEPAVTRDGHALEVFANIGESTGIDKVVEQGAEGVGLLRTELIFMAHPQAPDIATQEAEYRRVLDGLGGRALVVRTLDVGGDKPLPYWPIAAEENPFLGVRGVRLTLQRPQVMEEQLRALLRAADDRPLRIMFPMVGQVHEWREAKAMVDRLRAHIPVADLQVGIMVEVPSAALLAPQLAREVDFFSIGTNDLTQYTLAIDRGHPSLSAQADGLHPAVLQLIDMTVRAAHAHGKWVGVCGELAADPQAVAVLLGLDVDELSVAARSIAEVKALVRQADHQTARALAREALQQDSAAAVRALVERY from the coding sequence ATGCTGGAGCTCGCTCAGGAGCAGATCGCCATGAACCAGGTGGCTGCCGACAAGGCCGAGGCATTGCGCCTGCTGGCTGATCGATTGGTCGCCGATGGTCTGGTCGCCGAAGGTTACCTGCAAGGGCTCCTGGACCGCGAGGCGCAAGGCTCGACCTTCCTTGGCCAAGGGATCGCCATCCCCCACGGCACGCCGCAGACCCGCGATCAGGTCTTCGCCACCGGCGTGCGCCTGTTGCAGTTTCCCGAAGGGGTGGACTGGGGTGACGGGCAGATCGTCTACCTGGCCATTGGCATTGCCGCCCGTTCCGACGAGCACCTGCGTCTTCTGCAATTGCTAACCCGCGCCCTGGGCGAGACCGATCTGGCCGAGGCCCTGCGCCGCGCCTCCAGTGCCGAAGCGCTGCTCAAGCTGCTGCAAGGGGCGCCCCAGGCCCTGGCGTTGGATGCGCAACTGGTGGGGCTGAACCTGGCCGCCGAAGACTTCGACGAACTGGCCTGGCGTGGCGCGCGCCTGCTGCAGCGCGCCGGTTGCGTCGATCCAGGGTTCGCCAACGTGTTGCAACAGGCCGAGCCGCTGCCCTTGGGCGAAGGGCTGTGGTGGCTGCACAGCGAGCGTCAGGTACGCCAGCCGGGGTTGGCCTTCATCACGCCGCAGCAGCCGCTGCATTATCGCGACCAGCCGCTCAATGGTTTGTTCTGCCTGGCCAGCCTGGGTGTCGCTCACCAAGCGTTGCTCGAGCGCCTGTGCGAAGTGCTCATCGAAGGCCGTGGGCAAATGCTCTACCAAGCGCGCAACAGCCGCGCCGTGCTCGAGGTCTTGGGCGGCGAGGTTCCGGCCGATTGGCCCAGCGCTTGTGTCGTGCTGGCCAACCCACACGGCCTGCACGCCCGCCCGGCCAAGGTGCTGGCGCAGTTGGCCAAAGGCTTTGAGGGCGAGCTTCTGGTACGTCTGCAAGACAGCGCTCAGCCTGCCGTGTCGCTCAAGAGCCTGAGCAAGCTGCTCAGCCTGGGAGCCCGGCGTGGGCAGACCCTCGAACTGATCGCCGAACCGGGCATTGCCAACGATGCCCTGCCGGTGTTGCTCGCGGCCATCGAGCAAGGCCTGGGCGAGGCGGTGGAGCCGCTACCGGAGGTCGCCCCCACCAGCGCGGCGCCGCCCGAGCCTGTGCTCCAGGCGCCGCAAGCTGGCAGCATCGTCCAGGGCGTCGGTGCGGCGCCAGGCATCGCCAGTGGCCCGGCCCATGTGCATGTGGCTCGCAAGATCGACTACCCGCTGCGCGGTGAGTCGCCTGCCCAGGAGCGGCAAAGGCTGCAGGATGCCTTGGCAGCGGTCAACGCTGAATTGCAGGCGTTGGTGCAGCGCAGCGACACGTCTATCGGGGAGATCTTCGTCACCCACCAGGAAATGCTCGCCGACCCAGGTCTGGGCGAGGAAGTCCAGCAGCGTCTGGCCCAGGGCGAGAGCGCGGCGGCCGCCTGGATGGCGGTGATCGACAGTGCGGCGCGCCAGCAGGAGTCGCTGCACGACACCCTGCTCGCCGAGCGTGCCGCCGATCTGCGCGACATCGGCCGGCGAGTGCTGGCCCAGCTGTGTGGCATCCAGGACGTTGCCGAGCCTCAGCAGCCCTACGTGCTGGTGATGGCCGAAGTGGGCCCCTCGGATGTAGCCCGCCTGGACCCGGCCCGAGTCGCCGGTATCGTCACCGCCCAGGGCGGCGCTACGGCCCACAGCGCCATCGTGGCCCGGGCGCTGGGCATTCCGGCAGTGGTGGGGGCCGGTGCTGCGATCCTGCTGCTGGAGGCCGGCACGCCGTTGCTGCTCGATGGCCAGCGTGGCCGGGTCTGCGTGGCGCCCGCGGCAGATGAACTGCAACGGGCCCTGGCCGAGCGCGACCTGCGCGAGCAACGCCTGCAGGCCGCCTGGGCCAAGCGCCACGAGCCTGCGGTGACCCGCGATGGCCATGCGCTGGAGGTGTTCGCCAACATCGGCGAGAGCACCGGCATCGACAAGGTGGTGGAGCAGGGCGCCGAAGGGGTCGGCCTGCTGCGTACCGAACTGATCTTCATGGCTCATCCCCAGGCACCCGACATCGCGACCCAGGAGGCCGAGTACCGCCGTGTGCTCGATGGGCTGGGTGGGCGCGCCCTGGTGGTGCGCACCCTGGATGTGGGCGGCGACAAGCCGCTGCCGTACTGGCCGATCGCCGCCGAGGAAAACCCCTTCCTGGGGGTTCGTGGCGTGCGCCTGACCCTGCAGCGTCCCCAAGTGATGGAAGAACAGCTGCGCGCCTTGCTGCGCGCCGCTGATGATCGTCCTTTGCGCATCATGTTCCCGATGGTCGGGCAGGTGCATGAGTGGCGCGAGGCCAAGGCCATGGTCGATCGCCTGCGAGCGCACATCCCGGTGGCCGACCTGCAAGTGGGCATCATGGTGGAAGTGCCGTCAGCGGCTTTGCTGGCACCGCAGCTGGCCCGCGAAGTGGATTTCTTCAGTATCGGCACCAACGATCTGACCCAGTACACCCTGGCCATCGACCGTGGTCACCCGAGCCTTTCGGCCCAGGCCGACGGCCTGCATCCGGCGGTGCTGCAACTGATCGACATGACCGTGCGGGCGGCCCACGCCCATGGCAAATGGGTGGGCGTGTGCGGTGAGCTGGCGGCGGACCCGCAGGCGGTCGCGGTGCTGCTGGGCCTGGATGTGGACGAGCTGAGCGTCGCGGCCCGCAGCATCGCCGAAGTCAAGGCATTGGTTCGCCAGGCCGATCATCAGACAGCCCGCGCCCTGGCGCGCGAGGCCCTGCAACAAGACAGCGCCGCGGCGGTCCGGGCGTTGGTGGAGCGTTATTGA
- a CDS encoding PTS fructose-like transporter subunit IIB yields MNIAIITACPNGQVSSVLSARLLSAAARQRGWIPVVEVQDAEHTDGRLSPAQIAEADWVLVVSTGPVELDRFVGKRVYRSTPAQALADRERFLDEAATQAQVLEAQTPAVSAPIVTQPRLVAVTACPTGVAHTFMAAEALQQAAKDLGYLLTVETQGSVGARDPLSAEAIAAADVVLLAADIEVPTARFAGKRIYRCGTGVALKQARATLDKALGEGKVEVGGEASAEPVKSNEKRGVYKHLLTGVSFMLPMVVAGGLLIALSFVFGIEAYKEPGTLPAALMQIGGEAAFKLMVPLLAGYIAWSIADRPGLAPGMIGGLLASTLGAGFIGGIVAGFLAGYSAKAISRWARLPSSLEALKPILIIPLLASLFTGLVMIYVVGQPVAAMLEGLTRFLDSMGTTNAILLGLLLGGMMCVDLGGPINKAAYAFSVGLLASSSYAPMAATMAAGMVPPIGLGIASFLARRKFAQSEREAGKAALALGLCFISEGAIPFAAKDPLRVIPASVAGGALTGALSMYFGCKLMAPHGGLFVLLIPNAINHALLYLLAILAGSLLTAVVYALIKKGERVELAVAPVKG; encoded by the coding sequence ATGAACATCGCCATCATCACTGCCTGCCCCAACGGCCAGGTGTCCAGCGTATTGAGCGCGCGTCTTCTGTCGGCCGCTGCCCGGCAACGGGGCTGGATACCTGTGGTCGAGGTGCAGGATGCCGAGCATACCGACGGGCGTTTGAGTCCGGCGCAGATCGCCGAGGCCGACTGGGTACTGGTGGTCAGCACCGGCCCCGTGGAGCTTGACCGTTTTGTCGGCAAGCGGGTCTACCGCAGTACTCCGGCCCAGGCCCTGGCCGATCGCGAGCGTTTTCTCGATGAGGCGGCGACCCAGGCCCAGGTGCTGGAGGCGCAGACGCCCGCGGTGAGCGCGCCGATCGTTACGCAGCCCCGGTTGGTTGCCGTCACCGCCTGCCCGACCGGTGTGGCCCATACCTTCATGGCGGCCGAGGCGCTGCAGCAGGCGGCCAAGGATCTGGGCTACCTACTGACAGTGGAAACCCAGGGCTCGGTAGGGGCGCGCGACCCACTCTCGGCCGAAGCCATCGCCGCCGCCGATGTGGTGTTGCTGGCCGCCGACATCGAAGTGCCCACGGCGCGCTTTGCCGGCAAGCGCATCTACCGCTGTGGTACCGGCGTCGCGCTGAAGCAGGCGCGTGCCACCCTCGACAAGGCCCTGGGCGAAGGCAAGGTCGAGGTGGGCGGCGAAGCGTCTGCCGAACCTGTAAAGAGCAATGAGAAGCGCGGTGTCTACAAGCACCTGCTCACCGGTGTGTCATTCATGCTGCCGATGGTGGTGGCCGGCGGCCTGCTGATTGCCTTGTCGTTCGTCTTTGGCATCGAGGCCTACAAGGAACCTGGCACCTTGCCGGCGGCCTTGATGCAGATCGGTGGCGAGGCGGCGTTCAAGCTGATGGTGCCGCTGCTGGCCGGCTATATCGCCTGGTCGATTGCCGATCGCCCGGGGTTGGCGCCGGGCATGATCGGCGGTCTGCTCGCCAGTACCTTGGGGGCGGGCTTCATCGGTGGCATCGTCGCGGGCTTTCTGGCGGGCTACAGCGCCAAGGCCATCAGCCGCTGGGCACGCCTGCCGAGCAGCCTTGAGGCGCTCAAGCCAATCCTGATCATTCCGCTGTTGGCCAGTCTGTTCACGGGTTTGGTGATGATCTACGTGGTCGGTCAGCCGGTGGCGGCGATGCTCGAAGGCCTGACGCGTTTCCTGGACAGCATGGGTACCACCAACGCCATTCTGCTCGGCCTGTTGCTCGGCGGCATGATGTGCGTCGACCTGGGCGGTCCGATCAACAAGGCGGCGTATGCCTTCTCGGTGGGACTGTTGGCCTCCTCCAGCTATGCGCCGATGGCGGCGACCATGGCTGCCGGGATGGTGCCGCCGATCGGCCTGGGTATCGCCAGCTTCCTGGCTCGGCGCAAGTTCGCCCAGAGCGAGCGCGAGGCGGGCAAGGCGGCATTGGCTCTGGGGCTGTGCTTCATCTCCGAGGGGGCGATCCCGTTTGCCGCCAAGGACCCGCTGCGGGTGATCCCGGCGAGCGTCGCGGGCGGCGCGTTGACCGGGGCACTGTCGATGTACTTTGGCTGCAAGCTGATGGCGCCCCACGGGGGGCTGTTCGTGCTGCTGATCCCCAACGCGATCAACCATGCGCTGCTTTACCTGCTGGCGATCCTGGCGGGCAGCCTGCTGACGGCGGTGGTGTATGCGCTGATCAAGAAAGGGGAACGGGTGGAGTTGGCGGTGGCGCCAGTCAAAGGCTGA